The following coding sequences are from one Pseudonocardia sp. HH130630-07 window:
- a CDS encoding siderophore-interacting protein, whose product MARRVTELQVLRTERLSPHMVRVVAGGDDLAAFPDTEHTDRYVKLLFEQPGVDYPEPFDIDTVHAEYPREQWPVQRTYTVRSLDHALGELVIDFVHHGDTGLAGPWAAAARPGDRIRMVGPGGAYAPDPAADWHLLVGDEAALPAVCAALERIPAGCPVVAILQTDGPSDEIKLPGEAGLDVTWLHRSDAAGDPDSTQLLDAVRALEFRSGRVHAFVHGEAIAVRELRRHLYRERGLAKDDLSISGYWRRGRDEEGFREFKQAELARERAEEQPG is encoded by the coding sequence ATGGCCCGCCGCGTCACCGAACTCCAGGTGCTCCGCACCGAACGTCTGAGCCCGCACATGGTGCGCGTCGTCGCCGGTGGCGACGACCTGGCCGCGTTCCCGGACACCGAACACACCGACCGCTACGTCAAGCTGCTGTTCGAGCAGCCGGGTGTCGACTACCCCGAGCCGTTCGACATCGACACCGTGCACGCCGAGTACCCGCGTGAGCAGTGGCCGGTCCAGCGGACGTACACGGTCCGCTCGCTCGACCACGCCCTCGGCGAGCTCGTCATCGACTTCGTGCACCACGGCGACACCGGCCTCGCCGGCCCGTGGGCGGCCGCCGCCCGGCCGGGTGACCGCATCCGGATGGTGGGGCCCGGCGGTGCCTACGCGCCCGACCCGGCCGCCGACTGGCACCTGCTCGTCGGGGACGAGGCGGCGCTGCCCGCCGTGTGCGCGGCGCTCGAGCGGATCCCGGCCGGGTGCCCGGTCGTCGCGATCCTGCAGACCGACGGCCCCTCCGACGAGATCAAGCTGCCCGGCGAGGCCGGCCTCGACGTGACGTGGCTGCACCGGTCCGACGCGGCCGGCGACCCGGACTCCACCCAGCTCCTCGACGCCGTCCGCGCGCTGGAGTTCCGCAGCGGCCGGGTGCACGCGTTCGTGCACGGCGAGGCGATCGCCGTCCGGGAGCTGCGCCGGCACCTGTACCGCGAGCGCGGGCTGGCCAAGGACGACCTGTCGATCTCCGGCTACTGGCGGCGCGGCCGCGACGAGGAGGGCTTCCGCGAGTTCAAGCAGGCGGAGCTGGCCCGGGAGCGGGCCGAGGAGCAGCCCGGCTGA
- a CDS encoding ATP-dependent Clp protease ATP-binding subunit — protein sequence MFERFTDRARRVVVLAQEEARMLNHNYIGTEHILLGLIHEGEGVAAKALESLGIALEGVRQQVEEIIGQGQQAPSGHIPFTPRAKKVLELSLREALQLGHNYIGTEHILLGLIREGEGVAAQVLVKLGADLNRVRQQVLQLLSGYQGKEPQESGTGGRGEGTPSSSLVLDQFGRNLTQQAREGKLDPVIGREKEIERIMQVLSRRTKNNPVLIGEAGVGKTAAVEGLAQAIIKGEVPETLKDKQLYTLDLGSLVAGSRYRGDFEERLKKVLKEIRTRGDIILFIDEIHTLVGAGAAEGAIDAASILKPMLARGELQTIGATTLDEYRKYVEKDPALERRFQPIQVSEPSVQHTIEILKGLRDRYEAHHRVTITDDALASAATLADRYINDRFLPDKAIDLIDEAGARMRIRRMTAPPDLREFDEKIANVRRDKESAIDAQDFERAAHLRDQEKTLLGEKAEREKQWKSGDLDVVAEVDGEQIAEVLGNWTGIPVFKLTEEETTRLLKMEDELHKRIIGQEDAVKSVSQAIRRTRAGLKDPKRPSGSFIFAGPSGVGKTELSKALANFLFGEDDALIQIDMGEFHDRYTASRLFGAPPGYVGYEEGGQLTEKVRRKPFSVVLFDEIEKAHQEIYNTLLQVLEDGRLTDGQGRTVDFKNTVLIFTSNLGTQDISKAVGLGFSTGNDEASNYERMKTKVNDELKKHFRPEFLNRIDDIIVFHQLNQEQIVEMVDLMIGRVEKQLANKDMAIELTDQAKKLLARRGFDPVLGARPLRRTIQRDIEDQLSEKILFGEIEAGQIVIVDVEGIDHEAEEDSKAWDDKAHFTFRGERKPSEPVPDAPPAMASGEE from the coding sequence TTGTTCGAGAGGTTCACCGACCGAGCACGACGTGTTGTCGTCCTGGCCCAAGAAGAGGCCCGGATGCTCAACCACAACTACATCGGGACCGAGCACATCCTCCTTGGCCTGATCCACGAGGGTGAGGGTGTCGCCGCGAAGGCACTCGAGTCCCTCGGTATCGCGCTGGAGGGCGTGCGTCAGCAGGTCGAGGAGATCATCGGCCAGGGCCAGCAGGCCCCGTCCGGGCACATCCCGTTCACGCCCCGGGCGAAGAAGGTGCTGGAGCTGTCGCTGCGCGAGGCGCTGCAGCTCGGCCACAACTACATCGGCACCGAGCACATCCTGCTCGGGCTGATCCGAGAGGGCGAGGGTGTCGCGGCCCAGGTCCTCGTGAAGCTGGGCGCGGATCTCAACCGCGTCCGCCAGCAGGTGCTGCAGCTGCTGTCCGGCTACCAGGGCAAGGAGCCCCAGGAGAGCGGGACCGGCGGCCGGGGCGAGGGCACGCCGTCGTCGTCGCTCGTGCTGGACCAGTTCGGTCGCAACCTCACCCAGCAGGCCCGTGAGGGCAAGCTGGACCCGGTCATCGGCCGGGAGAAGGAGATCGAGCGCATCATGCAGGTCCTCTCGCGGAGGACCAAGAACAACCCGGTGCTGATCGGTGAGGCGGGCGTCGGCAAGACCGCCGCCGTCGAGGGCCTGGCCCAGGCGATCATCAAGGGCGAGGTCCCGGAGACGCTGAAGGACAAGCAGCTCTACACCCTCGACCTCGGTTCGCTGGTCGCCGGTTCCCGCTACCGCGGTGACTTCGAGGAGCGCCTCAAGAAGGTGCTCAAGGAGATCCGCACCCGCGGCGACATCATCCTGTTCATCGACGAGATCCACACCCTGGTCGGTGCGGGTGCCGCCGAGGGCGCGATCGACGCGGCCTCGATCCTCAAGCCGATGCTGGCCCGCGGTGAGCTGCAGACCATCGGTGCGACCACGCTCGACGAGTACCGCAAGTACGTCGAGAAGGACCCGGCACTGGAGCGCCGCTTCCAGCCGATCCAGGTCTCCGAGCCGTCGGTGCAGCACACCATCGAGATCCTCAAGGGGCTGCGCGACCGGTACGAGGCGCACCACCGCGTCACGATCACCGACGACGCGCTGGCGTCGGCCGCGACCCTGGCCGACCGCTACATCAACGACCGCTTCCTGCCGGACAAGGCGATCGACCTGATCGACGAGGCCGGCGCCCGGATGCGCATCCGCCGGATGACCGCGCCGCCGGACCTGCGGGAGTTCGACGAGAAGATCGCGAACGTCCGCCGGGACAAGGAGTCGGCGATCGACGCGCAGGACTTCGAGCGGGCCGCGCACCTGCGCGACCAGGAGAAGACCCTGCTCGGCGAGAAGGCCGAGCGCGAGAAGCAGTGGAAGTCGGGCGACCTCGACGTCGTCGCCGAGGTCGACGGCGAGCAGATCGCCGAGGTGCTGGGCAACTGGACCGGCATCCCGGTGTTCAAGCTGACCGAGGAGGAGACGACCCGTCTGCTCAAGATGGAGGACGAGCTCCACAAGCGGATCATCGGCCAGGAGGACGCGGTCAAGTCCGTGTCCCAGGCGATCCGCCGTACCCGGGCCGGTCTGAAGGACCCGAAGCGCCCGTCCGGCTCGTTCATCTTCGCCGGCCCGTCCGGTGTCGGTAAGACCGAGCTGTCCAAGGCGCTGGCGAACTTCCTCTTCGGCGAGGACGACGCGCTCATCCAGATCGACATGGGTGAGTTCCACGACCGCTACACCGCCTCGCGGCTGTTCGGTGCCCCTCCCGGGTACGTCGGCTACGAGGAGGGCGGCCAGCTCACCGAGAAGGTGCGGCGCAAGCCGTTCTCGGTGGTGCTGTTCGACGAGATCGAGAAGGCGCACCAGGAGATCTACAACACCCTCCTGCAGGTGCTCGAGGACGGTCGTCTCACCGACGGCCAGGGCCGCACGGTCGACTTCAAGAACACCGTGCTGATCTTCACCTCGAACCTGGGTACCCAGGACATCTCGAAGGCCGTGGGCCTGGGCTTCTCGACCGGCAACGACGAGGCGTCGAACTACGAGCGGATGAAGACCAAGGTCAACGACGAGCTGAAGAAGCACTTCCGCCCGGAGTTCCTGAACCGCATCGACGACATCATCGTCTTCCACCAGCTCAACCAGGAGCAGATCGTCGAGATGGTCGATCTGATGATCGGGCGGGTGGAGAAGCAGCTGGCCAACAAGGACATGGCCATCGAGCTCACCGACCAGGCCAAGAAGCTGCTGGCCCGGCGCGGGTTCGACCCGGTCCTGGGTGCGCGGCCGCTGCGCCGGACGATCCAGCGCGACATCGAGGACCAGCTCTCGGAGAAGATCCTGTTCGGCGAGATCGAGGCCGGTCAGATCGTGATCGTCGACGTCGAGGGCATCGACCACGAGGCCGAGGAGGACTCCAAGGCCTGGGACGACAAGGCGCACTTCACCTTCCGGGGTGAGCGCAAGCCGTCCGAGCCGGTGCCGGACGCCCCGCCCGCCATGGCGAGCGGCGAGGAGTGA
- a CDS encoding nucleoside/nucleotide kinase family protein — translation MTEQPEQPERAVRIERFADLVERARWLAHRPGRAVLGIAGAPGAGKTTLARAVVRAVLAGDPGAAAHVPMDGFHLADVELDRLGLRDRKGAPETFDPAGYAALLQRLRAAPGHADGPVYAPAFDREIEQPIAGAVPVHPECRLVVSEGNYLLLDTPSWRTVRPAFDEIWFHETDDALRQERLVARHVRFGKTPGAAREWVQRTDEPNARLVERTRRSADLVVACTDFPA, via the coding sequence ATGACGGAGCAGCCGGAACAGCCGGAGCGGGCGGTACGGATCGAGCGGTTCGCCGATCTCGTCGAGCGCGCCCGGTGGCTCGCGCACCGGCCCGGCCGGGCGGTCCTCGGCATCGCCGGGGCACCCGGGGCCGGGAAGACGACGCTCGCCCGCGCCGTCGTCCGGGCGGTGCTGGCCGGCGACCCCGGTGCCGCCGCGCACGTCCCGATGGACGGGTTCCACCTCGCCGACGTCGAGCTCGACCGGCTGGGCCTGCGGGACCGCAAGGGCGCACCGGAGACGTTCGACCCGGCCGGCTACGCCGCGCTCCTGCAGCGGCTGCGGGCCGCGCCCGGGCACGCGGACGGCCCGGTCTACGCGCCCGCGTTCGACCGGGAGATCGAGCAGCCGATCGCCGGTGCGGTCCCGGTGCACCCGGAGTGCCGGCTGGTCGTCAGCGAGGGCAACTACCTGCTCCTCGACACCCCGTCGTGGCGGACGGTGCGACCGGCGTTCGACGAGATCTGGTTCCACGAGACCGACGACGCGCTCCGGCAGGAACGCCTGGTGGCCCGGCACGTCCGCTTCGGCAAGACGCCCGGCGCGGCCCGCGAGTGGGTCCAGCGCACCGACGAGCCGAACGCCCGGCTCGTCGAGCGGACCCGGCGGAGCGCGGACCTCGTCGTCGCCTGCACGGACTTCCCGGCCTGA
- a CDS encoding helix-turn-helix domain-containing protein gives MTQERAGLERARDAALTGTAGAGVRPEVRASWARSLAAAVDPERSRPRHAYGPGEVAELRAGHPLAIALPVLRETLTTAAEQARHLMIVTDERGHILWREGARDVLRRAERVELVEGTRWSEDAVGTNAMGTALSDDRPVRIHSAEHLVSAYHPWTCAAAPVHDPETGRQIGTVDVTGPEDTFHPMTLSLVTAAARLAEHRLAALTERRDRRLREENLPHLARLGGGRGALLSPRGRVLAATPAGRFAERIVLPDRGDRVLLDDGAEALLEPLGEGWLLHVPAQAGPPVRDLTLPFLGARTPVVRSDGRPVRLGLRHAELLTLLALHPEGMTAEQLAGALYGDAGRPITVRAELHRLRCHLGEDVVRTQPYRLAARVDADFLRLSEALREGRIPDAAAEAARGPLLPVSEAPAVRSEREHLIAATRSAVLRSGDPDALWSLVRSAEADDELRARLRAVLPAADRPRAGF, from the coding sequence ATGACCCAGGAACGTGCCGGTCTGGAGCGGGCGCGCGACGCCGCGCTCACCGGGACAGCGGGGGCCGGCGTGCGCCCGGAGGTGCGCGCGTCCTGGGCCCGGTCGCTCGCCGCGGCCGTCGATCCCGAACGCTCCCGGCCGCGGCACGCCTACGGCCCCGGCGAGGTCGCGGAGCTGCGCGCCGGGCATCCGCTGGCGATCGCGCTCCCGGTGCTGCGCGAGACCCTGACCACGGCCGCCGAGCAGGCCCGGCACCTCATGATCGTGACCGACGAGCGCGGCCACATCCTGTGGCGGGAGGGCGCCAGGGACGTGCTGCGGCGCGCGGAACGGGTCGAGCTCGTCGAGGGCACCCGGTGGAGCGAGGACGCGGTCGGCACCAACGCCATGGGCACCGCCCTGTCCGACGACCGTCCGGTGCGGATCCACTCCGCCGAGCACCTCGTCAGCGCCTACCACCCGTGGACCTGCGCCGCAGCACCCGTGCACGACCCGGAGACCGGGCGCCAGATCGGCACCGTGGACGTCACCGGGCCGGAGGACACCTTCCACCCGATGACGTTGTCGCTGGTCACCGCGGCGGCCCGGCTGGCCGAGCACCGGCTCGCCGCGCTGACCGAGCGGCGCGACCGGCGGTTGCGGGAGGAGAACCTGCCGCACCTCGCGCGCCTCGGGGGCGGTCGCGGAGCGCTGCTGTCACCGCGCGGCCGGGTGCTGGCCGCCACCCCGGCGGGGCGCTTCGCGGAGCGGATCGTGCTGCCCGACCGGGGCGACCGGGTACTGCTCGACGACGGCGCCGAGGCCCTGCTGGAACCGCTCGGCGAGGGCTGGTTGCTGCACGTCCCGGCGCAGGCCGGGCCGCCGGTGCGCGACCTGACGCTGCCGTTCCTCGGGGCCAGGACCCCGGTCGTGCGCTCCGACGGGCGCCCGGTGCGGCTCGGCCTGCGGCACGCGGAGCTGCTGACCCTGCTCGCGCTGCACCCGGAGGGCATGACCGCCGAGCAGCTGGCCGGGGCGCTCTACGGCGACGCGGGGCGCCCGATCACCGTCCGGGCCGAGCTGCACCGGCTCCGCTGTCACCTGGGCGAGGACGTCGTCCGGACCCAGCCCTACCGGCTCGCCGCCCGGGTCGACGCCGACTTCCTGCGCCTGAGCGAGGCCCTGCGCGAGGGCCGGATCCCCGACGCCGCCGCCGAGGCGGCCCGCGGCCCGCTGCTGCCGGTCTCGGAGGCCCCCGCGGTGCGCTCGGAGCGGGAGCACCTCATCGCGGCGACCCGGTCGGCGGTGCTGCGCTCCGGCGATCCGGACGCGCTGTGGTCCCTGGTCCGCTCCGCCGAGGCCGACGACGAGCTGCGGGCCCGGCTGCGGGCGGTGCTCCCCGCCGCCGACCGGCCCCGCGCCGGGTTCTGA
- the exaC gene encoding acetaldehyde dehydrogenase ExaC, with translation MAIYANPGQPDSVVTFKPRYDHFIGGEYVAPAKGQYFENPTPITGQNFTEIARGTADDVEKALDAAHGAAKAWGKTSVGERANILNKMADRIEANLEMIAIAEAWENGKACRETLAADIPLAVDHLRYFAGAIRAQEGSLSQIDEDTIAYHFHEPLGVVGQIIPWNFPILMAIWKLAPALAAGNAVVLKPAEQTPASIHVLLELVADLLPAGVVNVVNGFGVEAGKPLASNKRISKIAFTGETTTGRLIMQYASENLIPVTLELGGKSPNVFFDDVAAQQDAFYDKALEGFAMFALNQGEVCTCPSRALIQGGIYADFLEQGVKRVEQIKQGNPLDTDTTVGAQASNDQFEKILSYIDIGRQEGAKVLTGGEKADLGGDLSGGYYITPTVFEGNNQMRIFQEEIFGPVVSVARFNDYDDAMKIANDTLYGLGAGVWSRDAGTAYRAGRDIQAGRVWVNNYHAYPAHAAFGGYKQSGIGRENHKMMLDHYQQTKNILQSYSPNALGFF, from the coding sequence ATGGCCATCTACGCCAATCCGGGTCAGCCGGACAGCGTCGTGACGTTCAAGCCCCGCTACGACCACTTCATCGGTGGCGAGTACGTCGCGCCGGCGAAGGGCCAGTACTTCGAGAACCCGACCCCGATCACCGGGCAGAACTTCACCGAGATCGCCAGGGGCACCGCCGACGACGTCGAGAAGGCGCTCGACGCCGCGCACGGCGCCGCCAAGGCCTGGGGGAAGACCTCGGTCGGCGAGCGGGCGAACATCCTGAACAAGATGGCGGACCGGATCGAGGCCAACCTCGAGATGATCGCCATCGCCGAGGCGTGGGAGAACGGCAAGGCGTGCCGGGAGACGCTCGCCGCCGACATCCCGCTGGCCGTCGACCACCTGCGCTACTTCGCCGGGGCGATCCGGGCGCAGGAGGGCTCGCTGTCCCAGATCGACGAGGACACGATCGCCTACCACTTCCACGAGCCGCTCGGCGTCGTCGGGCAGATCATCCCGTGGAACTTCCCGATCCTGATGGCGATCTGGAAGCTCGCCCCGGCGCTGGCCGCGGGCAACGCAGTCGTCCTCAAGCCCGCCGAGCAGACCCCGGCGTCCATCCACGTGCTACTGGAGCTGGTCGCGGACCTGCTGCCGGCCGGCGTCGTGAACGTCGTCAACGGGTTCGGTGTCGAGGCGGGCAAGCCGCTGGCGTCCAACAAGCGCATCTCGAAGATCGCCTTCACCGGCGAGACCACCACCGGTCGGCTGATCATGCAGTACGCGTCGGAGAACCTGATCCCGGTCACCCTGGAGCTGGGCGGCAAGAGCCCGAACGTCTTCTTCGACGACGTCGCCGCGCAGCAGGACGCGTTCTACGACAAGGCCCTCGAGGGCTTCGCGATGTTCGCGCTGAACCAGGGCGAGGTCTGCACCTGCCCGTCCCGGGCGCTGATCCAGGGCGGCATCTACGCCGACTTCCTGGAGCAGGGCGTCAAGCGGGTCGAGCAGATCAAGCAGGGCAACCCGCTCGACACCGACACCACGGTCGGTGCGCAGGCCTCGAACGACCAGTTCGAGAAGATCCTCTCCTACATCGACATCGGCCGGCAGGAGGGCGCCAAGGTCCTCACCGGTGGCGAGAAGGCCGACCTCGGCGGGGACCTGTCCGGCGGGTACTACATCACCCCGACCGTGTTCGAGGGCAACAACCAGATGCGGATCTTCCAGGAGGAGATCTTCGGCCCGGTGGTCTCGGTCGCCCGGTTCAACGACTACGACGACGCCATGAAGATCGCCAACGACACGCTGTACGGCCTCGGCGCCGGGGTGTGGAGCCGCGACGCCGGTACCGCCTACCGGGCGGGCCGTGACATCCAGGCCGGCCGGGTCTGGGTGAACAACTACCACGCCTACCCGGCGCACGCGGCGTTCGGCGGCTACAAGCAGTCCGGCATCGGCCGCGAGAACCACAAGATGATGCTCGACCACTACCAGCAGACGAAGAACATCCTGCAGAGCTACTCGCCGAACGCGCTGGGCTTCTTCTGA
- a CDS encoding DUF779 domain-containing protein, with protein sequence MGLPDGATPIERVALTPAAAELLVRLTEIHGPLMFHQSGGCCDGSAPMCYPDGDFKLGGSDVHLGDLTVDGLEKPIGFHMSESQYGYWKHTHLTVDVVEGRGSGFSVEAPEGVRFLIRSRLFTDDEWRATQD encoded by the coding sequence ATGGGCCTGCCGGACGGCGCCACCCCGATCGAGCGGGTGGCGCTGACCCCGGCGGCCGCCGAACTGCTGGTCCGGCTCACCGAGATCCACGGGCCGCTGATGTTCCACCAGTCCGGCGGGTGCTGCGACGGCAGCGCCCCGATGTGCTACCCGGACGGCGACTTCAAGCTCGGCGGCTCCGACGTCCACCTGGGTGACCTCACGGTGGACGGCCTGGAGAAGCCGATCGGGTTCCACATGTCGGAGTCGCAGTACGGCTACTGGAAACACACGCATCTGACCGTCGACGTCGTCGAGGGACGCGGCAGCGGGTTCTCGGTCGAGGCGCCGGAGGGCGTCCGGTTCCTGATCCGCTCGCGGTTGTTCACCGACGACGAGTGGCGGGCGACGCAGGACTGA
- a CDS encoding cysteine hydrolase family protein: MTHTLRGLMGLPAEPAPLSESTLIMIDLQNTYTEGVMRLENVEPALDEAAVLLDRARSAGTRVIHIRHDAGAGSPYDVDAPIGAIHSSVAPRAGEAVVTKNFPSAFVQTGLADLLQGQQNLVLAGFMTHMCVNSTARSAFSGGYVPTVVAAATATRALPGIDGDVPAAEVHAAALAGLADLPSIVVPDQASVPD; the protein is encoded by the coding sequence ATGACGCACACCCTGCGCGGCCTGATGGGCCTGCCGGCCGAGCCGGCCCCGCTGTCGGAGTCCACGCTGATCATGATCGACCTGCAGAACACCTACACCGAGGGCGTGATGCGGCTGGAGAACGTCGAACCGGCCCTCGACGAGGCCGCCGTCCTGCTCGACCGGGCCCGCTCGGCCGGGACCCGGGTGATCCACATCCGGCACGACGCCGGGGCCGGCAGCCCGTACGACGTGGACGCCCCGATCGGCGCCATCCACTCCTCGGTCGCACCGCGTGCCGGCGAGGCCGTCGTCACCAAGAACTTCCCCAGCGCGTTCGTGCAGACCGGACTCGCCGACCTGCTGCAGGGGCAGCAGAACCTGGTGCTCGCCGGGTTCATGACGCACATGTGCGTCAACTCCACGGCCCGCAGCGCGTTCTCCGGCGGCTACGTCCCCACGGTCGTCGCCGCCGCGACCGCGACCCGGGCGCTGCCCGGGATCGACGGCGACGTGCCCGCGGCCGAGGTGCACGCCGCGGCGCTGGCGGGACTGGCGGACCTGCCGTCGATCGTCGTCCCGGACCAGGCGTCGGTCCCGGACTGA
- a CDS encoding SIR2 family NAD-dependent protein deacylase — MSGVDRDRITAAARLVGGAGALLVTAGAGMGVDSGLPDFRGDTGFWAAYPPYARLGLRFAELADPEHFADDPALAWGFYGHRLHLYRATVPHPGFAVLRRWAQRVPTSVFTSNVDGQFQRAGFPAGDVAEVHGSIHHLQCLDLCGYGVWPADGTDVPVDPDTMRATGPLPRCPGCGGLARPAILMFGDTGWDGSHAAPALRRHDDWLATHRSRVVVVEIGAGTALPTVRRRSELAAAATGALVRINVREPEVRHGRGVAVGGPAAASLAAIDAAIDAAPGS; from the coding sequence ATGAGCGGCGTCGACCGCGACCGGATCACCGCGGCGGCCCGGCTCGTCGGCGGCGCCGGGGCCCTGCTCGTCACCGCCGGGGCCGGCATGGGCGTCGACTCCGGCCTGCCGGACTTCCGCGGCGACACCGGGTTCTGGGCGGCCTACCCGCCCTACGCCCGGCTCGGGCTGCGGTTCGCCGAGCTGGCCGACCCGGAGCACTTCGCCGACGATCCGGCGCTGGCGTGGGGCTTCTACGGCCACCGGCTGCACCTGTACCGGGCGACCGTCCCGCACCCCGGGTTCGCCGTGCTCCGCCGGTGGGCGCAGCGGGTGCCGACGAGCGTGTTCACCTCCAACGTCGACGGCCAGTTCCAGCGCGCCGGGTTCCCGGCCGGTGACGTCGCCGAGGTGCACGGGTCCATCCACCACCTGCAGTGCCTGGACCTGTGCGGGTACGGCGTGTGGCCGGCCGACGGGACGGACGTGCCGGTGGACCCGGACACGATGCGCGCGACCGGGCCGCTGCCCCGCTGCCCCGGGTGCGGCGGTCTCGCCCGCCCGGCGATCCTCATGTTCGGCGACACCGGCTGGGACGGCTCGCACGCCGCGCCCGCGCTGCGCCGCCACGACGACTGGCTGGCCACCCACCGCTCGCGGGTGGTCGTCGTCGAGATCGGGGCCGGGACGGCGCTGCCCACCGTCCGGCGGCGCTCCGAGCTGGCCGCCGCGGCGACCGGGGCACTGGTGCGGATCAACGTCCGGGAGCCGGAGGTCCGGCACGGCCGGGGCGTCGCCGTCGGCGGTCCGGCCGCGGCGAGCCTCGCCGCGATCGACGCCGCGATCGACGCCGCCCCGGGGTCCTGA